From the Primulina tabacum isolate GXHZ01 chromosome 15, ASM2559414v2, whole genome shotgun sequence genome, one window contains:
- the LOC142528106 gene encoding agamous-like MADS-box protein MADS3 isoform X2 gives MGRGRVELKRIENKINRQVTFSKRRNGLLKKAYELSVLCDAEVALIIFSSRGKLYEFSSTSMTTTLERYQRCCFNPHDNSVDQTETQSWYQEVAKLKAKYESLQRTQRHLLGEDLGPLSVKELQNLEKQLEGALSQARQRKTQIMMEQMEELRRKQLGDMNKQLKIKVSLEMSSFEAEGQQASLRTLPFPWNAGTSAGTNNYIVQQASHPVDIEQEVPVLEIGYHHYNLGEGSSVPRSIGVESNFIQGWTL, from the exons ATGGGTAGAGGGAGAGTGGAGCTAAAGAGGATAGAGAACAAGATCAACAGACAGGTTACATTTTCTAAGAGAAGAAATGGACTGTTGAAGAAAGCTTATGAACTCTCCGTACTTTGTGATGCTGAGGTTGCCCTTATCATCTTCTCTAGCAGGGGAAAGCTCTATGAATTTAGTAGCACTAG TATGACCACCACCCTTGAGCGCTACCAGCGTTGCTGCTTTAATCCTCATGATAACAGTGTTGATCAAACTGAAACACAG AGCTGGTATCAAGAAGTTGCAAAATTGAAGGCCAAGTATGAATCTCTTCAACGGACTCAAAG GCATTTGCTTGGAGAAGATCTTGGACCTCTGAGTGTGAAAGAACTGCAGAATCTTGAGAAGCAACTTGAAGGAGCTCTTTCTCAAGCCAGACAAAGAAAG ACACAGATCATGATGGAGCAAATGGAAGAGCTTCGCAGAAAG CAGCTTGGAGACATGAACAAACAACTAAAGATCAAGGTTTCACTAGAAATGTCATCG TTTGAAGCAGAAGGACAGCAAGCTAGTCTAAGAACCCTTCCTTTCCCTTGGAACGCTGGTACATCGGCTGGAACCAATAACTATATCGTCCAACAGGCTTCCCATCCTGTGGACATCGAACAAGAAGTACCTGTGCTGGAAATAGG GTATCATCACTACAATCTTGGAGAAGGATCATCTGTTCCAAGAAGCATTGGTGTTGAAAGTAATTTCATCCAAGGATGGACACTTTAA
- the LOC142528106 gene encoding agamous-like MADS-box protein MADS3 isoform X1 encodes MGRGRVELKRIENKINRQVTFSKRRNGLLKKAYELSVLCDAEVALIIFSSRGKLYEFSSTSMTTTLERYQRCCFNPHDNSVDQTETQSWYQEVAKLKAKYESLQRTQRHLLGEDLGPLSVKELQNLEKQLEGALSQARQRKTQIMMEQMEELRRKEQQLGDMNKQLKIKVSLEMSSFEAEGQQASLRTLPFPWNAGTSAGTNNYIVQQASHPVDIEQEVPVLEIGYHHYNLGEGSSVPRSIGVESNFIQGWTL; translated from the exons ATGGGTAGAGGGAGAGTGGAGCTAAAGAGGATAGAGAACAAGATCAACAGACAGGTTACATTTTCTAAGAGAAGAAATGGACTGTTGAAGAAAGCTTATGAACTCTCCGTACTTTGTGATGCTGAGGTTGCCCTTATCATCTTCTCTAGCAGGGGAAAGCTCTATGAATTTAGTAGCACTAG TATGACCACCACCCTTGAGCGCTACCAGCGTTGCTGCTTTAATCCTCATGATAACAGTGTTGATCAAACTGAAACACAG AGCTGGTATCAAGAAGTTGCAAAATTGAAGGCCAAGTATGAATCTCTTCAACGGACTCAAAG GCATTTGCTTGGAGAAGATCTTGGACCTCTGAGTGTGAAAGAACTGCAGAATCTTGAGAAGCAACTTGAAGGAGCTCTTTCTCAAGCCAGACAAAGAAAG ACACAGATCATGATGGAGCAAATGGAAGAGCTTCGCAGAAAG GAGCAGCAGCTTGGAGACATGAACAAACAACTAAAGATCAAGGTTTCACTAGAAATGTCATCG TTTGAAGCAGAAGGACAGCAAGCTAGTCTAAGAACCCTTCCTTTCCCTTGGAACGCTGGTACATCGGCTGGAACCAATAACTATATCGTCCAACAGGCTTCCCATCCTGTGGACATCGAACAAGAAGTACCTGTGCTGGAAATAGG GTATCATCACTACAATCTTGGAGAAGGATCATCTGTTCCAAGAAGCATTGGTGTTGAAAGTAATTTCATCCAAGGATGGACACTTTAA